GAATTTGCGACAGGTCCCATGGTGTAATGGTTAGCACTCTGGACTCTGAATCCAGCGATCCGAGTTCAAATCTCGGTGGGACCTCCTTCCAATACCTTCTTGGGTAGAGGGGCAAGTCTtgctttttaaatactttttttgtaATAACACTTTTTTTGTGTAATATTTTTACGTGAATTTACGAGAGCCTACTTAAGCATCGAAACGGTAAACAGTAATTCCTATGTTTAACATTTAACACTATACTAACGTAATCAAATGTATGTGCATATTATAGCACTACCATATAAGGATATAGTCATGGGAAATATTACGAAAGCTTAATGAAAGTCTATCTTTGTAGATATTTAAATTCTTACCTCAATTATAATTTATTCCTTACCATTGATAGCGTCGCACCCTTAGTTCTTTCTAAGCCGATAACGTTGCACGTGACACCGAAATGGTAATGTGCTCTTGATCCCCAACCCCCAGCATTGTGACAGAAAATAGCATTGAAGTGCTCAGTCTATTCTATATCTCGTCTGTGCCTCTTCTGTCTTCTGTAATGGTACATAAATATGATATAAGACAGTAGGTGAAAAAAGCAAACAGAATTTTAAAAGACTGTCTCATATATGGGTACAGCTGAGTACAGCTTAATTAAAGTATGGAAGATTCATTGGATGATCAAACTGATAAATTCCAAAGCAACCCAATTGTTTTCTTGGATATAGCAGTTGAGTCAGAGAAAGGTAATACTTGatgtaatattattttcattgaTGTGTACCGGCCAACGTTTCAATGCTATTAGCTTGGAGCTCGtactattaaatattagtaatttacgCATTATTGTCACGCAGTGGGAAGAGTTGTGGTAGAACTTTTTAAAGATGTCGTACCAAGaacagcagaaaattttcgtgCTCTGTGTACCGGAGAACATGGTGTCGGGATCAATGGTAAAAGATTACATTATAAAGGATCAATATTCCACAAAGGTATAATAAAATGGGTCGATATTCGATGAAGGTAACATAAGAACCGATATCCTTAATAAGAAACTCTGTTGGTATGGTTCAGTGTTACCACAGTTTATGATCCAAGGTGGGGACATAATAAATTTTGATGGAACAAGTGGAGAGAGCATATATGGCGCGCAATTCGAGGATGAGAATTTTAAACTTTCGCATTTGTCGGGAGGATTATTGAGTATGGTAAATGAGGGTTATCCAAATAGTAACAGTTCTCAGTTTGTTATTACTATTTCGGCTAGTACACATTTAGACAATACCAATGTAGTGTTCGGTAGAGTTCTGAAAGGAATGGGGGTAATATTGGAAGCGTCTCAAGTGAATACAGTGAAGGATATACCGATCGAGGTAGAAGTATATTGTATAGTTTCCTGTATCGCGGATGATTAGAGACTAATTTGAATTCCGCTTACCATAGAAAATAGAGATAATCGATTGCGGTGAGCTAAAGGCTAGCCAGGAGTGGGGTTTGGAAGAGAACGATGGTACAGAAGATGTGTTTACTCCGTGGCCAGAGGATTGGGATCCTAAATGCATTAAAGAACTTGATGCAAGTATCATATTGCGGAAATAGGTGCTTTGGAAAGCAATCACTGTTCTAATGGATATTTCTGTACGCTTGTAGCACAAACATATGACAGAAGTTGTAAGAAAGATAAAAGATTCGGGAAATTATTACTTTTCTCAAGAAAATTATGCGGATGCggataagaaatataaaaaagcaTTACGTTACTATAAGTGGATGGTGAAGAAAATGGATATACCAAATTTTCCGAATGAATCGCTACTGAATACTAAAATGACCTTACTGCTGAATCTCGCAGCTGTTAAATTGAAG
This portion of the Andrena cerasifolii isolate SP2316 chromosome 9, iyAndCera1_principal, whole genome shotgun sequence genome encodes:
- the Cyp40 gene encoding cyclophilin 40 isoform X1, yielding MEDSLDDQTDKFQSNPIVFLDIAVESEKVGRVVVELFKDVVPRTAENFRALCTGEHGVGINGKRLHYKGSIFHKVLPQFMIQGGDIINFDGTSGESIYGAQFEDENFKLSHLSGGLLSMVNEGYPNSNSSQFVITISASTHLDNTNVVFGRVLKGMGVILEASQVNTVKDIPIEKIEIIDCGELKASQEWGLEENDGTEDVFTPWPEDWDPKCIKELDHKHMTEVVRKIKDSGNYYFSQENYADADKKYKKALRYYKWMVKKMDIPNFPNESLLNTKMTLLLNLAAVKLKKKEHREALDLCTEVLQLDKKNSKALFRRSQAHMGLNEYDSGLADLKNALLKSPNNKAILMEIEKVKQIMNSYLEIEKASCQRMFK
- the Cyp40 gene encoding cyclophilin 40 isoform X2, which produces MEDSLDDQTDKFQSNPIVFLDIAVESEKVGRVVVELFKDVVPRTAENFRALCTGEHGVGINGKRLHYKGSIFHKGGDIINFDGTSGESIYGAQFEDENFKLSHLSGGLLSMVNEGYPNSNSSQFVITISASTHLDNTNVVFGRVLKGMGVILEASQVNTVKDIPIEKIEIIDCGELKASQEWGLEENDGTEDVFTPWPEDWDPKCIKELDHKHMTEVVRKIKDSGNYYFSQENYADADKKYKKALRYYKWMVKKMDIPNFPNESLLNTKMTLLLNLAAVKLKKKEHREALDLCTEVLQLDKKNSKALFRRSQAHMGLNEYDSGLADLKNALLKSPNNKAILMEIEKVKQIMNSYLEIEKASCQRMFK